In Juglans regia cultivar Chandler chromosome 5, Walnut 2.0, whole genome shotgun sequence, the following are encoded in one genomic region:
- the LOC109020499 gene encoding protein LATERAL ROOT PRIMORDIUM 1-like isoform X2, with amino-acid sequence MWQAASSRPINYGLAPTEMGMVGLRDLFVVAPASSFHHNNHHGHHHHQHDPMMSNPHSINGSNPATALGMGVGVGVIPLLTATSCLAPPNIGVEDENNALSNTNRGGGGIQLWQNNQQTQHGHYFKKPAILDHQGGSGNFLQSGGNGGGGIGGSATTTSSTATCQDCGNQAKKDCSHGRCRTCCKSRGFDCVTHVKSTWVPAARRRERQLMTASGSAAAGSSGATSCSKKPRLITSQTTSHTSTSNTTPPRSFDTSSSHQDGNFKEALPGQVRVPAVFKCVRVTAVEDGEDEYAYQAVVKIGGHVFKGFLYDQGIENRDYPNISELHLGGGGGGSSGGGGGRNGASSSSPILDPSDVYAASGRGLLGGSSYGNPIN; translated from the exons ATGTGGCAAGCTGCGTCCTCCAGGCCCATCAATTACGGCCTCGCTCCCACCGAAATGGGCATGGTGGGCCTGCGCGATCTCTTTGTCGTCGCGCCCGCCTCGTCTTTCCACCACAACAACCATCACGGCCACCACCATCACCAGCATGACCCCATGATGTCCAATCCTCATTCCATCAACGGCTCCAACCCCGCCACTGCACTCGGCATGGGCGTCGGAGTGGGCGTCATCCCCCTCCTCACGGCTACTTCGTGTCTCGCCCCGCCGAATATCGGCGTCGAAGATGAGAACAATGCGCTGAGTAACACGAATCGGGGCGGTGGAGGAATTCAGCTCTGGCAGAATAATCAGCAAACCCAGCATGGGCACTATTTCAAGAAACCTGCGATTCTTGATCATCAAGGTGGTTCTGGGAATTTCTTGCAAAGTGGTGGCAACGGTGGGGGTGGGATCGGTGGTTCGGCAACGACAACGTCTTCAACAGCCACATGCCAGGACTGCGGTAACCAGGCCAAGAAAGATTGCAGCCATGGAAGGTGCAGGACTTGTTGCAAGAGTCGCGGTTTTGATTGCGTCACTCATGTCAAGAGCACTTGGGTCCCAGCCGCTCGGCGAAGGGAACGCCAGCTCATGACTGCGTCCGGTTCTGCAGCCGCTGGCTCTTCTGGGGCTACCTCTTGTTCCAAGAAACCTAGACTCATCACCTCGCAAACCACCTCTCATACTTCCACTTCAAATACCACTCCCCCAAGAAGCTTTGATACTAGTTCCAGTCACCAAG ATGGGAATTTTAAAGAGGCATTGCCTGGGCAAGTACGTGTACCAGCTGTTTTCAAGTGCGTACGAGTGACGGCTGTGGAAGACGGCGAGGATGAGTACGCGTATCAGGCGGTTGTAAAGATCGGTGGCCATGTGTTCAAAGGGTTTCTGTATGATCAAGGGATTGAAAATAGAGATTATCCTAATATATCTGAATTGCATCtcggcggcggcggcggcggtAGTAGTGGTGGAGGTGGGGGGAGAAATGGGGCCTCGTCGTCTTCCCCAATCCTTGACCCTTCTGATGTTTATGCAGCCTCCGGCCGAGGACTGCTTGGAGGTTCAAGCTATGGTAATCCAATAAATTGA
- the LOC109020499 gene encoding protein LATERAL ROOT PRIMORDIUM 1-like isoform X1, with product MWQAASSRPINYGLAPTEMGMVGLRDLFVVAPASSFHHNNHHGHHHHQHDPMMSNPHSINGSNPATALGMGVGVGVIPLLTATSCLAPPNIGVEDENNALSNTNRGGGGIQLWQNNQQTQHGHYFKKPAILDHQGGSGNFLQSGGNGGGGIGGSATTTSSTATCQDCGNQAKKDCSHGRCRTCCKSRGFDCVTHVKSTWVPAARRRERQLMTASGSAAAGSSGATSCSKKPRLITSQTTSHTSTSNTTPPRSFDTSSSHQVFAEFCTDGNFKEALPGQVRVPAVFKCVRVTAVEDGEDEYAYQAVVKIGGHVFKGFLYDQGIENRDYPNISELHLGGGGGGSSGGGGGRNGASSSSPILDPSDVYAASGRGLLGGSSYGNPIN from the exons ATGTGGCAAGCTGCGTCCTCCAGGCCCATCAATTACGGCCTCGCTCCCACCGAAATGGGCATGGTGGGCCTGCGCGATCTCTTTGTCGTCGCGCCCGCCTCGTCTTTCCACCACAACAACCATCACGGCCACCACCATCACCAGCATGACCCCATGATGTCCAATCCTCATTCCATCAACGGCTCCAACCCCGCCACTGCACTCGGCATGGGCGTCGGAGTGGGCGTCATCCCCCTCCTCACGGCTACTTCGTGTCTCGCCCCGCCGAATATCGGCGTCGAAGATGAGAACAATGCGCTGAGTAACACGAATCGGGGCGGTGGAGGAATTCAGCTCTGGCAGAATAATCAGCAAACCCAGCATGGGCACTATTTCAAGAAACCTGCGATTCTTGATCATCAAGGTGGTTCTGGGAATTTCTTGCAAAGTGGTGGCAACGGTGGGGGTGGGATCGGTGGTTCGGCAACGACAACGTCTTCAACAGCCACATGCCAGGACTGCGGTAACCAGGCCAAGAAAGATTGCAGCCATGGAAGGTGCAGGACTTGTTGCAAGAGTCGCGGTTTTGATTGCGTCACTCATGTCAAGAGCACTTGGGTCCCAGCCGCTCGGCGAAGGGAACGCCAGCTCATGACTGCGTCCGGTTCTGCAGCCGCTGGCTCTTCTGGGGCTACCTCTTGTTCCAAGAAACCTAGACTCATCACCTCGCAAACCACCTCTCATACTTCCACTTCAAATACCACTCCCCCAAGAAGCTTTGATACTAGTTCCAGTCACCAAG TTTTTGCTGAATTCTGCACAGATGGGAATTTTAAAGAGGCATTGCCTGGGCAAGTACGTGTACCAGCTGTTTTCAAGTGCGTACGAGTGACGGCTGTGGAAGACGGCGAGGATGAGTACGCGTATCAGGCGGTTGTAAAGATCGGTGGCCATGTGTTCAAAGGGTTTCTGTATGATCAAGGGATTGAAAATAGAGATTATCCTAATATATCTGAATTGCATCtcggcggcggcggcggcggtAGTAGTGGTGGAGGTGGGGGGAGAAATGGGGCCTCGTCGTCTTCCCCAATCCTTGACCCTTCTGATGTTTATGCAGCCTCCGGCCGAGGACTGCTTGGAGGTTCAAGCTATGGTAATCCAATAAATTGA